One Methanolobus sp. WCC4 DNA segment encodes these proteins:
- a CDS encoding nucleotidyltransferase domain-containing protein: MIKTRLRDFLVTKDDWIFAVSDYFHPNGIRSTMRYVPDENGERELDGKRYKKYDFDVAFDFMRENRPEWVEDVHVVPEEQIKKVLPPNSAIERLYETDHRVKVVVDVLEKAGIPREMMGVTGSLLPGLQNEGSDIDFVVYGKHWFIARDAIAKAKAEPGPIEDIDMKMWEKIYNKRIPEISFEEFILHEKRKGNRGMVDGTYFDLLFVRDWEQIKEPTLRGEDIGTMKIEAKVTNADLAFDSPSVYKVDHDEIDHVLSYTHTYAGQALPGETIEAQGVVEQVGDIKRLVVGTSREPKGEWIRSLTLLEKEGFI, encoded by the coding sequence ATGATTAAGACAAGACTCAGGGATTTCCTTGTTACAAAAGACGACTGGATATTCGCAGTTTCCGATTATTTCCATCCGAATGGCATCAGGTCTACAATGAGATACGTACCTGATGAGAACGGAGAACGTGAGCTTGATGGCAAACGCTACAAGAAATATGATTTTGATGTTGCCTTTGACTTCATGCGTGAGAATCGTCCTGAATGGGTGGAGGATGTCCATGTCGTACCAGAGGAACAGATCAAGAAGGTACTCCCACCTAACAGCGCTATTGAAAGGTTGTATGAAACTGACCACAGGGTAAAGGTCGTTGTCGATGTGCTTGAAAAAGCAGGCATTCCAAGAGAGATGATGGGAGTTACAGGCTCACTCCTGCCCGGACTTCAGAACGAAGGCTCGGACATTGATTTTGTGGTCTACGGCAAGCATTGGTTCATTGCAAGGGATGCGATTGCAAAGGCAAAGGCAGAACCAGGCCCAATAGAAGATATCGACATGAAGATGTGGGAGAAGATATACAACAAGCGTATACCTGAGATCTCATTCGAGGAGTTCATTCTCCATGAGAAGAGAAAGGGCAACCGTGGAATGGTAGATGGCACATACTTCGACCTCCTCTTTGTGCGTGACTGGGAGCAGATAAAGGAACCAACCTTAAGAGGAGAGGATATCGGCACCATGAAGATAGAAGCAAAGGTCACCAATGCAGACCTTGCCTTTGACAGTCCTTCTGTCTACAAGGTTGACCACGATGAGATCGACCACGTACTTTCCTATACCCATACCTACGCAGGACAGGCACTCCCGGGAGAGACCATCGAAGCTCAGGGTGTTGTAGAGCAGGTGGGAGACATAAAGAGACTTGTAGTGGGAACTTCCAGGGAACCAAAAGGCGAATGGATCCGTTCACTTACATTACTTGAAAAAGAAGGGTTTATCTGA
- the argB gene encoding acetylglutamate kinase produces the protein MTLNRENVLIEALPYIREFHDSIMVIKVGGHAMVNPQVMSDIIQDVVLLRFVGIHPIIVHGGGPEISEKMKRMGKESQFVGGLRVTDDETLEIARMVLVGNINTEIVALIGKHGAKGIGLSGKDGKMIIAKKKPSQKVIIEDVEHEVDLGWVGETEIINTDLINILIREDYIPVVSPIAMDANGKGLNINADTVAGDLAAALKAKKLILMTDVPGLLRDINDRSSRISRVAIDEIEGMVDSGLISGGMIPKMRSAAISVTSGVEKIHIIDGSVSHSVLLELFTDTGIGTMVYKKEEDE, from the coding sequence ATGACACTTAATCGCGAGAATGTGCTTATAGAGGCTTTACCGTATATAAGGGAGTTTCATGACTCAATAATGGTTATCAAGGTAGGAGGCCATGCAATGGTCAATCCCCAAGTAATGAGTGACATCATACAGGATGTCGTCCTCCTGAGATTCGTAGGGATACACCCTATAATAGTCCACGGTGGCGGCCCCGAGATATCCGAGAAGATGAAGCGCATGGGGAAGGAATCCCAGTTCGTGGGTGGTCTGCGAGTAACAGACGATGAGACACTGGAGATCGCGCGCATGGTCCTGGTGGGCAATATCAATACAGAGATAGTTGCCCTGATAGGAAAACACGGTGCAAAAGGAATCGGCCTTTCCGGAAAGGACGGAAAGATGATCATTGCAAAGAAAAAGCCATCCCAGAAGGTCATTATCGAGGATGTTGAACATGAAGTGGACCTCGGCTGGGTAGGCGAGACAGAGATAATAAACACAGACCTCATCAATATACTGATCAGAGAGGACTATATACCAGTGGTATCCCCCATCGCCATGGATGCTAACGGCAAGGGACTCAACATCAACGCAGATACCGTTGCAGGTGACCTTGCAGCAGCTTTGAAAGCAAAGAAACTGATCCTTATGACCGACGTCCCCGGACTCCTGAGAGATATAAACGACAGGAGCTCACGCATCTCAAGAGTAGCGATCGATGAGATAGAAGGCATGGTGGACAGCGGCCTGATCTCGGGAGGAATGATCCCCAAGATGAGAAGTGCTGCCATATCGGTCACAAGCGGTGTCGAGAAAATCCATATCATAGACGGAAGCGTATCCCACTCCGTATTACTTGAACTCTTCACTGATACCGGAATAGGCACAATGGTCTATAAGAAAGAAGAAGATGAGTGA
- the mptA gene encoding GTP cyclohydrolase MptA codes for MEVPVVKLPDIQANKPQIPINLTRVGVTNVKKLVQITRPDKRPVILICTFDIFVDLPSHLKGANLSRNFEAVDEVLEKAVNMPVYEIEQLCSDVAQSLLRRHEYATRAEVILKSEYVLKRESPSTKMECQEVVEIFAEAIAMREDVEEMQVKKLIGAEVVGMTACPCAQEIMRDNARQELENIGVDNKQIAEFLHRVPMATHNQRGRGIISIEVVGNVNVSLEKIIEIIERSMSSSVFELLKRADEAMVVQTAHNNPKFVEDCVRTMAKNVVRDFEHLPDSAVVTIKQINEESIHRHNAFAERVATIGDLREEIAQEI; via the coding sequence ATGGAAGTCCCTGTTGTTAAACTACCCGATATACAGGCAAACAAGCCGCAGATACCCATTAACCTGACACGTGTCGGAGTTACCAATGTTAAAAAGCTGGTCCAGATCACAAGGCCCGACAAGCGCCCTGTCATTCTTATCTGTACCTTTGATATCTTTGTAGACCTTCCTTCTCACCTGAAAGGTGCCAACCTGTCACGTAATTTCGAGGCAGTCGACGAGGTCCTTGAGAAGGCGGTCAACATGCCGGTCTATGAGATCGAGCAGTTGTGCAGCGATGTTGCCCAGAGTCTCCTCAGGCGTCACGAATATGCGACCCGTGCTGAAGTGATCCTGAAAAGCGAATATGTCCTTAAGAGGGAGTCCCCTTCCACGAAGATGGAATGCCAGGAGGTTGTTGAGATCTTCGCAGAAGCAATTGCCATGCGTGAGGATGTTGAAGAGATGCAGGTCAAGAAGCTCATCGGTGCAGAGGTCGTAGGAATGACCGCATGTCCATGTGCCCAGGAGATCATGAGGGATAATGCAAGACAGGAACTGGAGAACATCGGTGTTGACAACAAACAGATCGCTGAGTTCCTTCACAGGGTCCCAATGGCAACACACAACCAGCGCGGACGTGGTATCATTTCCATTGAAGTGGTCGGTAATGTGAACGTCTCACTTGAAAAGATAATCGAGATAATCGAGAGGTCCATGAGTTCCAGTGTATTCGAGCTTCTCAAGCGTGCTGACGAGGCAATGGTGGTCCAGACCGCCCACAACAACCCTAAGTTCGTGGAGGACTGTGTAAGGACAATGGCAAAGAACGTTGTCAGGGATTTCGAGCATCTCCCCGACAGTGCAGTTGTCACCATCAAGCAGATCAACGAAGAAAGCATACACAGGCACAATGCCTTTGCTGAAAGGGTCGCAACCATTGGTGACCTGCGTGAAGAGATCGCACAGGAAATCTAA
- a CDS encoding glutamate synthase-related protein, which translates to MANLRQPNANDATRTFNRSKSVVPMSGLCTRCVDGCRGNCEIFKSTFRGREVLYPGPFGEVTAGADKNYPIDYSHLNIQGYAVGAIGMPDDMVPSPETARFPNVSTETEYGWDKKVKMKVPIFTGALGSTDIARKNWEHFAIGAAISGVTIVCGENVCGVDPELKRDNNGLVTESPEMDRRIELYKKYHDGYGEMLVQMNVEDTKLGVAEYLSSKHEMDTIELKWGQGAKCIGGEIKVKELDRAIELKKRGYIVTPDPELASVQEAYKVGAIREFERHSRLGFVTEEGFHEECDRLRELGFDRITLKTGAYSMAETAMAIKYSSDAKIDLLTYDGAPGGTGMSPWPMMEEWGTPTIYLQSLVQEFADKLTAKGKRVPDLAMAGGFSSEDGIYKVLAMGAPYFKAVCMGRGLMIPGMVGKNIGKWLDEGDLPKTVAEFGHRKEEIFVHYEELEERYGSEIDNIPLGAIGIYSYSEKTRVGLQQLMAGSRRFNTTTLSRKDLMALTEDAAKVTGIPYVMDAYRDIAEEILDG; encoded by the coding sequence ATGGCAAATCTTAGACAGCCAAATGCAAATGACGCTACTAGGACCTTTAACAGGTCAAAGAGTGTAGTACCGATGTCAGGACTCTGTACACGTTGTGTGGACGGATGTCGTGGAAACTGTGAAATCTTTAAATCTACTTTCAGAGGACGTGAAGTTCTTTACCCCGGACCTTTCGGCGAAGTTACAGCCGGTGCAGACAAGAACTATCCAATAGACTACTCCCACCTGAACATTCAGGGATATGCCGTTGGAGCTATTGGCATGCCAGATGACATGGTGCCTAGCCCTGAAACTGCAAGATTCCCAAATGTAAGTACTGAGACAGAATACGGATGGGACAAGAAAGTAAAGATGAAGGTGCCAATATTTACCGGAGCATTAGGTTCCACCGATATTGCAAGGAAGAACTGGGAACACTTCGCTATTGGTGCAGCCATCTCAGGTGTCACCATAGTCTGTGGTGAGAATGTTTGTGGCGTGGACCCTGAACTTAAAAGAGATAACAACGGCCTTGTAACCGAATCTCCGGAGATGGACCGCAGGATCGAGCTGTACAAGAAGTACCATGACGGCTACGGCGAGATGCTCGTCCAGATGAACGTAGAGGACACAAAGCTTGGTGTTGCTGAATATCTTTCCAGCAAGCATGAAATGGACACCATTGAACTCAAATGGGGACAGGGTGCAAAATGCATAGGAGGAGAGATCAAGGTCAAGGAACTTGACCGCGCCATCGAGCTTAAGAAAAGAGGTTACATAGTAACACCTGATCCTGAACTTGCATCTGTACAGGAAGCATACAAGGTTGGAGCTATAAGAGAATTCGAAAGGCACTCCAGGCTTGGTTTTGTAACTGAGGAAGGATTCCACGAAGAATGTGACAGGCTCAGAGAACTTGGATTCGACCGTATCACATTGAAGACCGGTGCATACTCCATGGCAGAAACTGCAATGGCTATAAAATACAGCTCTGATGCAAAGATAGACCTTCTCACATACGACGGTGCTCCTGGTGGTACCGGCATGAGCCCATGGCCAATGATGGAAGAATGGGGAACACCAACAATATACCTGCAATCACTGGTGCAGGAATTCGCAGATAAGCTCACTGCCAAGGGGAAGAGAGTACCTGACCTTGCAATGGCTGGTGGTTTCTCAAGTGAAGATGGCATCTACAAAGTTCTTGCAATGGGTGCTCCATACTTTAAGGCAGTTTGCATGGGCCGTGGCCTTATGATCCCGGGAATGGTTGGTAAGAACATTGGCAAGTGGCTCGATGAAGGAGATCTTCCAAAGACAGTGGCTGAGTTCGGCCACAGGAAAGAAGAGATCTTTGTACACTACGAAGAACTGGAAGAGCGCTATGGCAGCGAAATAGACAATATCCCATTGGGTGCTATTGGTATCTACTCCTATTCTGAAAAGACAAGAGTAGGTCTGCAGCAGCTTATGGCCGGTTCAAGAAGGTTCAACACAACTACACTCTCACGTAAGGACCTTATGGCACTTACAGAAGATGCAGCAAAAGTAACCGGAATCCCCTATGTGATGGATGCCTACAGAGACATCGCAGAAGAGATACTGGACGGATAA
- a CDS encoding N-acetyltransferase: MIIRKATVKDVPDIKGIIDTYAKQEMMLQRSLSELYEFTRSFYVCEEGGEIIGCCALQISWEDMAEVLSFAVKAEYRDKGIGTKLVNACLEEAKELGVNNVFTLTYAVPFFEKQGFEIIDKQMLPHKVWTGCIKCPKFPNCDEVAMMKVI, translated from the coding sequence TTGATAATAAGGAAAGCTACGGTCAAAGATGTACCAGATATCAAAGGCATAATTGATACCTATGCAAAGCAGGAGATGATGCTTCAGCGTTCACTGAGCGAGCTTTATGAGTTCACCCGCAGCTTCTACGTTTGTGAGGAGGGCGGTGAGATCATCGGCTGCTGTGCCCTTCAGATAAGCTGGGAGGACATGGCAGAGGTGCTGTCCTTTGCGGTCAAGGCAGAATACAGGGACAAAGGAATTGGTACGAAACTGGTGAATGCCTGCCTTGAAGAGGCAAAGGAACTTGGCGTCAACAATGTGTTCACCCTGACATATGCAGTCCCATTCTTTGAGAAACAGGGTTTTGAGATAATAGACAAACAGATGCTTCCACACAAGGTATGGACCGGATGCATAAAATGTCCTAAATTCCCTAATTGCGACGAGGTCGCGATGATGAAGGTCATCTGA
- the guaA gene encoding glutamine-hydrolyzing GMP synthase, which yields MVKVDKFIPKAIDRIKQEIDGPAIIALSGGVDSSVCAVLAHRAIGDKLTPIYIDTGLMRKGETERIKEIFSDMNLEVVDAKDRFLSALAGLDDPEEKRKAVGETFIRVFEEEAKLLKAEYLIQGTIYPDRIESEGGIKSHHNVGGLPSVVDFKAIVEPIDDLYKDEVREVARALDLPHEISERMPFPGPGLSVRIVGEVTPELVDAVREANAIVEEELVEQFHPWQTFAAIVGKGTGVKGDVRVHGWIVAVRAVGSRDGMTAEAMELPWEVLRKIESRITAEIPQVARVLYDLTPKPPATIEFE from the coding sequence ATGGTAAAAGTAGACAAATTCATTCCTAAAGCAATAGACAGGATAAAACAGGAGATCGATGGTCCTGCCATCATCGCACTTTCCGGTGGTGTGGACAGTTCAGTATGTGCAGTTCTCGCGCACCGTGCCATTGGCGACAAACTCACACCTATATACATCGACACAGGTCTCATGCGTAAAGGTGAGACCGAGAGGATCAAGGAGATCTTCTCCGATATGAACCTTGAAGTAGTGGATGCAAAGGACAGGTTCCTTTCAGCACTTGCAGGTCTCGATGATCCGGAGGAGAAGCGTAAGGCAGTTGGTGAGACCTTTATCCGCGTATTTGAGGAAGAGGCAAAGTTACTCAAGGCAGAGTATCTCATACAGGGAACCATCTACCCTGACAGGATCGAGTCCGAAGGCGGTATAAAATCACACCACAACGTAGGTGGTCTTCCTTCTGTTGTGGACTTCAAGGCTATCGTGGAGCCTATCGATGACCTTTACAAGGATGAGGTCCGTGAGGTTGCCCGTGCTCTCGATCTCCCACACGAGATATCAGAGAGAATGCCTTTCCCCGGCCCCGGTCTTTCAGTGAGGATCGTCGGCGAGGTAACTCCTGAGCTTGTGGATGCCGTAAGAGAGGCAAACGCAATTGTAGAGGAAGAGCTTGTAGAGCAGTTCCACCCATGGCAGACCTTCGCCGCGATCGTCGGTAAAGGCACAGGTGTCAAGGGCGATGTGAGGGTCCACGGCTGGATAGTAGCTGTAAGGGCTGTAGGCTCAAGGGACGGCATGACAGCAGAGGCAATGGAGCTTCCATGGGAGGTTCTCAGGAAGATCGAGTCAAGGATCACAGCAGAGATCCCACAAGTTGCAAGGGTACTGTATGATCTCACTCCAAAGCCACCTGCAACAATTGAATTCGAGTGA
- a CDS encoding archaeosine biosynthesis radical SAM protein RaSEA has translation MSLNKAVLDIRNRQRVKPSPSNVPAAAWTGKDLLDTEEIDTITIIFKTSGCWWGKAGGCTMCGYVYDSAQTEPSDDDLMEQLEKAMKKASGFERFMVKIFTSGSFLDTKEIPLEVRHRILSKLDADERVVKVLAETRPEFVTEENVRDCVSVLKNTAFEVAMGLETSSDEIRKRSINKGFTFKHFTDAATAAKNNGATVKSYLMLKPPFLSEKEALEDIVQTVRDAAEYSDTFSINLCNVQRGTYVEYLWDRKQYRPPWLWSIVDILQRTKKEFPDMIITSDPVGAGSKRGPRNCRECSHDVADAIRLFSLTQDLSCLEHLSCDCKDLWEQVIELDDHTFGSPILD, from the coding sequence ATGTCACTCAACAAAGCAGTTCTTGATATACGAAACCGGCAGAGGGTAAAACCCTCTCCTTCCAATGTGCCTGCGGCAGCATGGACCGGAAAGGACCTTCTGGATACTGAAGAGATAGATACGATAACCATCATCTTCAAGACCTCCGGATGCTGGTGGGGTAAGGCAGGCGGCTGCACCATGTGCGGTTACGTCTATGATAGCGCGCAGACCGAACCATCCGATGATGACCTGATGGAACAGCTTGAAAAGGCGATGAAGAAGGCATCAGGATTCGAGAGGTTCATGGTCAAGATATTCACCTCAGGCAGTTTCCTTGATACGAAGGAGATTCCTCTTGAAGTGAGGCACAGGATACTTTCAAAGCTCGATGCAGATGAAAGGGTTGTCAAGGTACTGGCAGAGACCCGGCCTGAGTTCGTCACGGAAGAGAATGTCAGGGATTGTGTAAGTGTCCTGAAGAACACCGCTTTTGAGGTCGCAATGGGTCTTGAGACGAGTTCGGACGAGATCCGTAAGCGTTCTATTAACAAGGGGTTCACATTCAAGCACTTCACCGATGCCGCAACAGCCGCAAAGAACAATGGGGCAACAGTGAAATCCTATTTGATGCTGAAACCGCCATTCCTTTCTGAGAAGGAGGCACTTGAGGATATCGTACAGACCGTGCGGGATGCAGCAGAATATTCTGATACATTCTCCATCAACCTGTGCAATGTCCAGCGTGGCACATATGTCGAGTATCTGTGGGACAGGAAACAATACCGCCCACCGTGGCTCTGGAGCATTGTGGACATCCTTCAGAGGACAAAGAAAGAGTTCCCTGATATGATAATCACTTCCGACCCGGTAGGTGCCGGTTCAAAAAGAGGTCCGCGCAACTGCAGGGAATGCAGCCATGATGTCGCTGATGCGATCCGTCTGTTCTCGCTCACCCAGGACCTTTCATGCCTGGAGCATCTCTCATGTGACTGCAAAGACCTGTGGGAGCAGGTCATCGAACTCGATGATCACACCTTTGGCAGTCCGATACTGGACTGA
- a CDS encoding amidohydrolase — protein MLLFEKWVRDIRREFHRNPELSFHEYGTQELIMSILGELGIECRKIADTGVIAEVRGRCPGPCIAIRSDIDALSAHESLTELNEDYISRNPGVMHACGHDGHMAIVLGVARLIREKRNDLCGTVRFIFQPAEEVPPGGAIRVIEEGGLEDVDAIIGLHIFGDVELGDINIRAGPFMANSNRFTVKIFGKGGHHSTPDMCIDPIMIASEFISSLKKSVSKKVSASDHVLGFGTIHAGKQFNRSPDEIEVVGSFRTFDDADTEIIEGTMRSILDSLMVSYSMEGIVGLPSYDLDILHGYPVLFNDPVFTEKASKLLKAKFTTVDSHAEAIFGAEDFAYYLQEVPGMYAVIGTRNVEKGIVEGNHSSSFDIDEDVLAMGVELLYSIAVDFLRDPGAYLE, from the coding sequence TTGCTATTATTTGAGAAATGGGTGCGCGATATCCGCCGTGAGTTCCACAGGAACCCTGAACTGAGCTTTCATGAATATGGGACACAGGAACTGATAATGTCCATTCTGGGAGAATTAGGTATCGAGTGCAGGAAGATCGCTGATACCGGCGTGATCGCGGAGGTCCGGGGAAGATGTCCGGGTCCCTGTATTGCCATTCGTTCTGACATAGATGCTCTTTCAGCGCACGAGTCCCTGACGGAGCTCAATGAGGATTACATCTCCCGTAATCCCGGTGTGATGCATGCCTGCGGGCACGATGGGCACATGGCCATTGTCCTGGGCGTTGCCAGGCTCATCAGGGAGAAACGAAATGATCTTTGTGGTACTGTAAGGTTCATCTTCCAGCCTGCTGAAGAAGTGCCCCCTGGTGGAGCCATCAGGGTAATTGAGGAAGGTGGTCTTGAGGATGTGGACGCCATCATTGGTCTGCACATCTTCGGTGATGTTGAATTAGGTGATATAAACATACGTGCCGGACCTTTCATGGCAAACTCAAATCGGTTCACAGTGAAGATATTCGGGAAAGGTGGCCATCACTCGACACCTGATATGTGTATCGACCCGATAATGATAGCTTCCGAGTTCATATCCTCTCTTAAAAAGAGTGTCTCTAAAAAGGTGTCTGCTTCGGACCATGTGCTTGGATTCGGTACCATCCATGCCGGGAAGCAGTTCAACAGGTCCCCTGACGAGATTGAGGTCGTTGGTAGTTTCAGGACCTTTGATGATGCCGATACTGAGATAATTGAGGGGACAATGCGTTCGATCCTTGATTCACTTATGGTGTCCTATTCCATGGAGGGTATCGTCGGTCTTCCATCATACGATCTTGATATTCTGCACGGTTATCCTGTCCTGTTCAATGACCCCGTTTTCACGGAAAAGGCGTCTAAATTGCTTAAAGCTAAGTTCACTACTGTCGACTCCCACGCAGAGGCTATATTCGGTGCTGAGGATTTTGCATATTACCTGCAGGAGGTTCCCGGGATGTATGCTGTCATCGGGACACGGAATGTGGAAAAAGGTATCGTTGAAGGAAATCATTCCTCGAGCTTCGATATAGATGAGGACGTACTGGCTATGGGAGTTGAGCTGCTTTATTCCATAGCAGTGGATTTTCTCAGGGATCCGGGGGCATATCTCGAATGA
- the hdrB gene encoding CoB--CoM heterodisulfide reductase subunit B — MKGLSLFLGCLVPNRYPGIEMATKLCLAKLDIDCVDLEGASCCPAPGVFRSFDRTTWLTLASRNIVLSEQKDRDMLTICNGCFSTLEDANRSIKEDEESKEDVNRHLEKIGREIRGDINVRHIIEYLYQEYGPEKIASYVERQLNIRVAVHYGCHLIKPTKDRGLGSFERPAFFDELVTALGASSVEYPDKMACCGAGGGVRSAMKDRSLGMTEAKLARIEETGVDCIVNSCPFCHMQLDAGQTEIKEKNGAEFNIPVLHYTQLLGLALGFPAEMLGIDTGIEKNRKLMDLLDSQV, encoded by the coding sequence ATGAAAGGATTATCATTATTCCTTGGATGCCTTGTCCCTAACCGATACCCTGGAATAGAGATGGCAACGAAATTGTGTCTTGCGAAACTCGATATCGATTGCGTTGACCTTGAAGGTGCCTCATGCTGCCCCGCTCCAGGGGTTTTCCGCTCTTTTGACAGGACAACATGGCTCACACTGGCAAGCCGTAATATAGTACTGTCCGAGCAGAAGGACAGGGATATGCTCACCATCTGCAACGGATGCTTCAGTACTCTTGAGGATGCAAATCGCAGTATAAAAGAGGATGAAGAGTCGAAGGAAGATGTCAACAGACACCTGGAAAAGATAGGCAGGGAGATCAGGGGTGACATCAACGTCAGGCATATAATAGAATACCTGTACCAGGAATACGGCCCTGAAAAGATAGCATCCTATGTTGAAAGACAACTGAACATAAGGGTTGCCGTCCATTACGGATGCCACCTTATAAAACCCACAAAGGACAGAGGACTGGGCAGCTTCGAAAGACCCGCATTCTTTGATGAACTTGTCACCGCACTGGGTGCAAGCAGTGTGGAATACCCCGATAAGATGGCATGTTGCGGAGCTGGAGGCGGAGTACGCTCTGCCATGAAGGACAGGTCCCTTGGGATGACGGAAGCCAAGCTTGCCCGGATAGAGGAAACCGGAGTGGATTGCATAGTCAACTCATGCCCGTTCTGCCATATGCAACTGGACGCCGGACAGACCGAGATCAAAGAAAAGAATGGAGCGGAGTTCAACATACCTGTACTTCATTACACACAACTGCTCGGACTTGCCCTGGGTTTCCCGGCAGAGATGCTGGGGATCGATACAGGAATTGAAAAGAACAGGAAATTGATGGACCTTCTGGATTCTCAGGTATGA
- a CDS encoding non-histone chromosomal MC1 family protein — MSETRNFVLRDKKGNEHGVFTGKQPRQAALKVANRGKGTKSKPDDIRLRERGTKKVHVFKGWREKVAAPKNKPDWMPDKINKPFVKKVGIEKLEKV; from the coding sequence ATGTCTGAAACAAGAAATTTTGTGTTAAGAGACAAGAAAGGAAATGAACATGGGGTATTCACAGGGAAACAGCCAAGGCAGGCTGCTCTCAAAGTGGCAAACAGAGGAAAAGGAACAAAATCAAAGCCAGATGACATAAGGCTCCGTGAGCGCGGAACCAAGAAGGTACACGTGTTCAAAGGCTGGAGAGAAAAGGTCGCAGCACCAAAGAACAAGCCAGACTGGATGCCTGACAAGATCAACAAGCCTTTCGTAAAGAAGGTAGGAATCGAAAAGCTGGAGAAAGTCTGA
- the hdrC gene encoding CoB--CoM heterodisulfide reductase subunit C, translating to MDDKNATGKDTLDKLTEVSTDALKCMQCGICSSSCPSGRHTSLNIRKLVKMAGKTTDILDSAELWMCTTCYNCQERCPRGIDIVEILLDIRAISAHNGRILPEHKEVCAMLIEHGHAVPINEENKMKRTGIGLEELPETVHKYKDELEEVKVLLSSCGFEELVMQAGISGKEDSA from the coding sequence ATGGATGATAAAAACGCAACTGGAAAAGATACTCTTGATAAGCTCACGGAAGTTTCCACTGATGCACTGAAATGCATGCAGTGCGGCATATGCAGCAGCAGTTGTCCCTCAGGAAGACACACCAGCCTGAACATACGAAAACTTGTGAAGATGGCAGGCAAGACCACTGATATACTGGACAGTGCGGAGCTATGGATGTGCACCACCTGCTACAACTGTCAGGAAAGATGCCCCAGAGGAATAGACATAGTAGAGATATTACTTGACATCAGGGCCATATCAGCACACAATGGAAGGATCCTGCCCGAACACAAAGAAGTATGCGCGATGCTTATAGAGCACGGGCATGCAGTTCCCATAAATGAAGAAAACAAAATGAAAAGAACCGGGATAGGACTGGAAGAGCTACCTGAGACCGTTCACAAGTATAAGGATGAGCTGGAGGAAGTAAAAGTACTGCTTTCTTCATGCGGTTTTGAAGAACTTGTCATGCAGGCAGGCATATCCGGGAAGGAGGACAGTGCATGA
- a CDS encoding DUF2098 domain-containing protein, whose translation MEDSETIEALTMEGDPIVTGSVVRYVNTGTVGRVVDIMQDEEGIWVLLDSTGFLYKPEALVMADESELREDMKPRTSVEDAETYIRTYEAENDASFDATNVTGGG comes from the coding sequence GTGGAAGATTCAGAAACTATCGAAGCTCTTACCATGGAAGGCGATCCCATTGTAACAGGGTCTGTGGTCAGGTACGTAAATACAGGCACTGTAGGAAGGGTTGTCGATATCATGCAGGATGAAGAAGGGATCTGGGTACTGCTTGACAGTACCGGATTTCTCTACAAGCCTGAGGCACTTGTCATGGCAGATGAAAGTGAACTCAGGGAAGATATGAAGCCTCGTACATCTGTTGAGGATGCAGAGACCTATATACGTACATATGAGGCTGAAAATGATGCCAGTTTCGATGCAACTAATGTGACAGGCGGCGGCTGA
- a CDS encoding GNAT family N-acetyltransferase has product MSTVPFSPEYSSATKSFVLGVLLGEGFEYDPMKDSDLDDIEGVYLEKGGGFFLFLDDGEIIGTSAVKPLGSGICEIKRIYVKKECRGKGIGSDMFERALEYAGENFSVVRLKTDLSLETAIAMYLKKGFTVTKEEKGTIYFEKVL; this is encoded by the coding sequence ATGAGCACAGTTCCTTTCTCTCCGGAGTATTCTTCTGCGACAAAGTCCTTTGTACTTGGTGTACTCCTGGGTGAAGGTTTTGAATATGATCCAATGAAGGACTCTGACCTTGATGATATCGAAGGTGTCTATCTGGAAAAAGGTGGAGGATTCTTTTTGTTCCTTGATGATGGTGAGATCATCGGGACGTCTGCTGTAAAGCCTCTGGGTTCCGGAATATGTGAGATAAAACGGATCTATGTAAAAAAGGAATGTCGAGGGAAGGGTATTGGTTCTGATATGTTCGAAAGGGCCCTTGAATATGCAGGTGAGAACTTTTCTGTTGTCAGGCTTAAGACCGATCTCTCACTTGAAACGGCTATAGCGATGTATCTTAAAAAAGGATTCACCGTGACAAAAGAAGAGAAAGGGACCATTTATTTTGAAAAGGTCCTGTGA